In Chloroflexota bacterium, the following are encoded in one genomic region:
- a CDS encoding SCP2 sterol-binding domain-containing protein has translation MSHFDQVDDVLAAVQRHFRPEQAAGVSVVGQLNLTGEGGGTWVLRIHDGRLTITPGTTDDPQAMQLTASVEDFLALANGELDAMKAYFTGKVRFKGSLRDAYRLMDLFRL, from the coding sequence ATGAGCCATTTCGATCAAGTAGACGACGTTTTAGCCGCGGTGCAACGGCATTTCCGCCCTGAGCAGGCTGCCGGGGTCAGCGTGGTGGGGCAGTTGAACCTCACAGGCGAAGGCGGGGGCACGTGGGTGCTGCGCATCCACGACGGCCGTTTGACCATCACCCCAGGCACCACCGACGACCCCCAGGCCATGCAGCTCACCGCCTCAGTCGAAGACTTCCTGGCCCTGGCCAACGGCGAACTGGACGCCATGAAAGCCTATTTCACCGGCAAAGTGCGCTTCAAAGGCAGCCTGCGAGATGCCTACCGCCTGATGGATTTATTCCGCCTTTAG
- the folK gene encoding 2-amino-4-hydroxy-6-hydroxymethyldihydropteridine diphosphokinase, with product MSAREPKTQRIVIGFGSNIRPAENLPRALRLLEVRVPVVALSRVWEGPAVGTSGPPFYNAAVVVRAPFSAAHLKETILRPIEAALGRMRTADPNAPRPIDLDVLVEGNRVIDADVWRYAYWAVPLAELAPGLRHPENGQPLRALAKQLAHTTPLRSVEVPGWTLETA from the coding sequence TTGAGCGCTCGCGAACCTAAAACCCAGCGCATTGTCATCGGCTTCGGCAGCAACATTCGCCCGGCCGAGAACCTCCCGCGCGCCCTGCGCCTGCTGGAAGTGCGCGTGCCGGTGGTGGCGCTTTCCCGCGTGTGGGAAGGCCCAGCCGTGGGGACGAGCGGCCCGCCTTTTTACAACGCCGCGGTCGTGGTGCGCGCCCCTTTTAGCGCAGCCCACCTCAAAGAAACCATCTTGCGCCCTATCGAAGCCGCCTTAGGGCGGATGCGCACTGCCGACCCCAACGCTCCCCGCCCCATCGACCTGGACGTGCTGGTGGAAGGCAACCGGGTGATTGATGCCGACGTCTGGCGCTACGCCTATTGGGCTGTGCCGCTGGCTGAACTGGCCCCTGGCCTGCGCCACCCAGAAAACGGCCAGCCCTTGAGAGCCCTTGCGAAACAACTGGCTCACACCACCCCGCTGCGCAGCGTGGAAGTACCCGGCTGGACGCTCGAAACTGCCTGA
- a CDS encoding dihydroneopterin aldolase → MDKVIIRNLRARGIIGINPWERDKPQEILINLVLFTDNRAAEASDDIADCVNYRTVAKKVLAHAETAARYTVEALAGDLARLCLEEPGVARVQVRVEKPGAVRFADSVGVEIERSRT, encoded by the coding sequence ATGGACAAGGTCATCATTCGCAACCTGCGGGCGCGTGGCATCATCGGCATCAACCCGTGGGAACGCGACAAGCCGCAGGAAATTCTCATCAACCTGGTGCTGTTCACCGACAATCGCGCCGCCGAAGCCAGCGACGACATCGCCGACTGCGTCAACTACCGCACGGTGGCGAAGAAAGTGCTCGCGCACGCCGAAACCGCGGCCCGCTACACCGTGGAAGCCCTGGCAGGCGACCTGGCGCGCCTGTGCCTGGAAGAACCCGGCGTCGCGCGCGTGCAGGTGCGGGTCGAAAAACCAGGGGCGGTGCGCTTCGCCGACTCGGTGGGGGTCGAAATTGAGCGCTCGCGAACCTAA
- the minC gene encoding septum site-determining protein MinC, with protein METQKTPRPKVAIKGIRDGLLVTVGDAGAWEDAQQALLEAIGRQADFFQGARVALDVGARPIKAAQLGKLRDLLGDFEITLWAVVSESPKTQETARSLGLATRLSKPAPAPRAPAASPTGEEAVLVRRTLRSGMRIAFPGHVVVIGNVHPGAEIVAGGDIVVWGRLHGVAHAGADGNEEAVVCALDLSPTQLRIAGLVATAPPRRGKPTPEIASVKDGQVIAEPWQGK; from the coding sequence ATGGAAACGCAGAAAACCCCGCGGCCCAAAGTTGCCATCAAGGGCATTCGTGATGGCCTGCTCGTCACCGTTGGCGACGCCGGGGCATGGGAAGACGCCCAGCAAGCCCTCCTGGAAGCCATTGGCCGCCAGGCCGACTTCTTCCAGGGCGCGCGCGTGGCGCTGGATGTAGGCGCACGCCCCATCAAAGCCGCCCAGTTGGGCAAATTGCGCGACCTGCTGGGCGATTTTGAAATCACCCTCTGGGCCGTGGTAAGCGAATCCCCCAAAACGCAGGAAACCGCCCGCAGCCTGGGGCTTGCCACCCGCCTCTCTAAACCGGCGCCCGCCCCGCGGGCCCCGGCGGCTTCCCCTACGGGCGAAGAAGCCGTGCTGGTGCGCCGCACCCTCCGCTCGGGCATGCGCATTGCCTTCCCCGGGCATGTGGTGGTCATCGGCAACGTGCACCCCGGGGCTGAAATTGTCGCCGGCGGCGACATTGTGGTGTGGGGACGCCTCCACGGCGTGGCCCACGCCGGCGCCGACGGCAACGAAGAGGCCGTGGTGTGCGCATTAGACCTTTCGCCCACGCAACTGCGCATCGCCGGGCTGGTCGCCACCGCACCGCCCCGGCGGGGCAAACCCACCCCTGAAATCGCCTCGGTGAAAGACGGCCAAGTCATCGCCGAGCCGTGGCAAGGCAAATAA